One window of the Tetragenococcus koreensis genome contains the following:
- a CDS encoding aldo/keto reductase, which produces MTKNILDETTTLNNGVKMPYFGLGVWKTDNHTAQNSVTEAIKNGYHLIDTAKQYGNQAGVAKGIREGLRQTGGNRKDLFITTKVFNGDAGYDSTLHAFYDTLHELQLSYIDLYLIHWPVDGQYIDTWHALEKLYKDGLIRAIGVSNFDNERLQNLLDHANVTPAVNQMEYNPLNQEKEIHEMARMTGIQLEAWSPLGGGEALNDATINQLAEKYHKSAAQIILRWNYQQDVITIPKSTHKERMIENSQIADFELSNEDVQKIQEMDKKKHSIWYDEFDWHNPTDPNNTPETVEVWDDTEQYKN; this is translated from the coding sequence ATGACAAAAAACATTCTAGATGAAACAACCACATTAAATAATGGTGTCAAGATGCCGTATTTTGGTTTAGGCGTATGGAAGACCGATAATCATACCGCACAAAACTCAGTGACCGAAGCAATCAAAAATGGTTATCATTTGATCGATACCGCCAAACAATACGGAAACCAAGCGGGCGTTGCCAAGGGAATCCGCGAAGGTTTACGACAAACAGGTGGCAACCGTAAGGACTTATTCATCACAACCAAGGTATTTAATGGGGACGCTGGCTATGATTCAACGTTACATGCTTTTTATGATACATTGCATGAGCTACAATTGTCTTATATTGATTTGTATTTAATTCATTGGCCAGTAGACGGACAGTATATTGATACTTGGCATGCTTTAGAAAAATTATATAAAGATGGTTTAATTCGGGCAATTGGCGTTTCTAATTTTGATAACGAACGATTACAAAATTTGTTAGATCATGCTAACGTCACACCAGCTGTTAACCAAATGGAATATAACCCATTAAACCAGGAAAAAGAAATCCATGAAATGGCACGAATGACTGGAATTCAATTAGAAGCTTGGTCGCCCTTAGGTGGCGGGGAAGCACTAAATGATGCAACCATTAACCAATTAGCAGAAAAATATCATAAATCAGCTGCCCAAATTATTTTGCGTTGGAACTATCAACAAGATGTTATCACTATTCCAAAATCTACTCATAAAGAGCGTATGATTGAAAATAGTCAAATCGCTGACTTCGAATTATCCAACGAAGATGTCCAAAAAATCCAAGAAATGGATAAGAAGAAACACTCAATTTGGTATGATGAGTTCGATTGGCATAATCCAACCGATCCTAATAATACTCCTGAGACAGTAGAAGTTTGGGACGATACAGAGCAATATAAAAATTAA